In Wenyingzhuangia fucanilytica, the following are encoded in one genomic region:
- a CDS encoding DNA alkylation repair protein — MEPLKNAYHQQFFNAFLNALKEVKPKLDKDLFLAAIFIPEWELMELKDRMHHIAKTLHSHLHPNFEMAVNEIKSLIPILKKHQISGGYEYLFLPDYIEMYGQNYLVESVTSFEIITPFITCELAIRPFIIVHPKYVMAKMLEWSFHPNHHIRRLASEGCRPRLPWAMALPDFKKDPRIILPILENLINDEELYVRKSVANNLNDIAKDHPEILIDFTQKHIGETEKSDWTLKHANRNLLKQAEPRIMQAFGFGNTNQIDVQNVKLNTTNIQLGDYLHFSFNIVNNCNTLTLIRLEYAVYYLKQNGSLSKKIFKISEKKYPPYSINNIKRKQHFKPISTRKYHFGIHKIAIIANGKEFDHLAFTLHE; from the coding sequence ATGGAACCTCTAAAAAACGCATACCATCAACAGTTTTTTAATGCTTTTTTAAACGCATTAAAAGAAGTTAAACCTAAGCTTGACAAAGACTTGTTTTTAGCTGCTATTTTTATTCCTGAATGGGAATTAATGGAGCTAAAAGATAGAATGCATCATATTGCTAAAACATTACATAGTCATCTACATCCAAATTTTGAAATGGCTGTTAATGAAATAAAGTCTTTAATTCCAATACTAAAAAAACATCAAATTTCTGGAGGTTACGAATATTTGTTCCTACCAGATTATATAGAAATGTACGGTCAAAATTATTTGGTAGAAAGTGTAACCAGTTTTGAAATTATTACCCCGTTTATTACTTGCGAACTTGCCATTAGACCTTTTATTATAGTACATCCTAAATATGTAATGGCTAAAATGTTAGAATGGTCTTTTCATCCTAATCATCACATACGCAGGTTGGCTAGCGAAGGTTGTAGACCGCGTTTACCTTGGGCAATGGCTTTGCCAGATTTTAAAAAAGACCCTAGAATTATTCTTCCCATTTTAGAAAATTTAATTAATGATGAGGAACTATATGTTCGTAAAAGTGTAGCCAATAATTTAAATGATATTGCAAAAGATCACCCAGAAATTCTTATTGATTTTACACAAAAACACATTGGGGAAACAGAAAAATCAGATTGGACCTTAAAACATGCCAATAGAAACTTATTAAAACAAGCAGAACCAAGAATAATGCAGGCTTTTGGTTTTGGAAACACCAACCAAATTGATGTTCAAAATGTAAAACTAAACACAACCAATATTCAACTTGGAGACTATTTACATTTTTCTTTTAACATAGTAAACAACTGCAATACCTTAACTTTAATTCGCTTAGAATACGCTGTATATTACCTTAAACAAAATGGTAGCTTGTCTAAAAAAATATTTAAAATTAGTGAGAAAAAATACCCTCCATACAGCATTAACAACATCAAAAGAAAGCAACATTTTAAACCTATTTCCACCAGAAAATATCATTTTGGAATTCATAAAATTGCCATCATTGCCAATGGTAAAGAATTCGACCATTTAGCATTTACTTTACATGAATAA